In Candidatus Cloacimonadota bacterium, the DNA window AGATGTTCAAGGTATGGTGAAGCAGATATTAAGCTGTTATCATCGAGTGGTCACCCGACTATAACCCAATGATATCTGCTTCGATACGCGATGATTCTCTGGGAGTGGAAAGTGCGGATAAGATAAAAAGCCCCCGCCATTGGCAGAGGCATATAAAGAGATAAGGTTATTTGGCTAGTTGTTTGATCACGGATCTTCCGGGGAACCGAGCTGCTTCGCCCAGTTCTTCCTCAATGCGCAAGAGCTGGTTATATTTTTCCACTCTTTCACTGCGGGAGATGCTTCCGGTCTTGATCTGTCCAGTGTTCAACGCCACTACCAGATCTGCAATGAAGGTATCTCCGGTCTCGCCGCTACGGTGCGAGACAACAGCAGTCCAACCCGCTTTGTGAGCGGTGTTGATGGCATCGATGGTCTCGCTGACGCTACCGATCTGATTGAGTTTGATCAACACGGAATTGGCAGCTTGTTCGGCTATACCTTTGCGGATCAGTTTGGGATTGGTGACAAACAGGTCGTCACCCACCAGTTGAATCCTGTTGCCCAGGCGTTTGTTCAAGAGCTTCCAGCCATCCCAATCGTTTTCTGCCAGACCGTCTTCGATGGAGCAGATAGGGTATTTGGCAACGATCTCTTCGTAATAGGAGATCAGCTCTTCGCTGGATAGAATCTTGCCGTCGATGGCGTATTTGCCGTCGTTCTGCACGAAGGATGAAGCGGCGGCATCCAGAGCGATAAAGATGTCTTCACCGGGTTTGTATCCGGCTTTACTAATGGCTTCCACGATCACGATCAAAGCTTCTTCATTGGAAGCCAGATTGGGGGCAAAACCGCCTTCGTCTCCCACTGAAGTGGCAAGGCCGCGCCCCTTTAGAATGGCCTTCAGGTTGTGGAATACTTCAGCGTTCATGCGCAGAGCCTCGCGGAAAGTGCGGGCACCCAGAGGCATCACCATAAATTCCTGAATATCCACATTATTGTCGGCATGTTCGCCACCATTGATGATGTTGCTCATCGGAACTGGCAGAGTGAAGGCATTCACACCGCCCAAATAGCGATATAGCGGGATGTCCAGTTCCATGGCGGAAGCGCGTGCAGCAGCCATCGAGACCGCTAAAATGGCATTAGCGCCCAATTTCGCCTTGTTATCCGTGGCATCGAGTTCCAGCATCATCATATCCAGATTGGCCTGCATTTGAGATTCCATGCCCAAGAGTTCCGTGCCTATGATCTCATCGATGTTTTGTACGGCTTTCAATACGCCTTTGCCCATATAGCGGGATTTGTC includes these proteins:
- the eno gene encoding phosphopyruvate hydratase, giving the protein MSEIIYVKGREILDSRGNPTVEADIHLESGISARASVPSGASTGEREAIELRDGDKSRYMGKGVLKAVQNIDEIIGTELLGMESQMQANLDMMMLELDATDNKAKLGANAILAVSMAAARASAMELDIPLYRYLGGVNAFTLPVPMSNIINGGEHADNNVDIQEFMVMPLGARTFREALRMNAEVFHNLKAILKGRGLATSVGDEGGFAPNLASNEEALIVIVEAISKAGYKPGEDIFIALDAAASSFVQNDGKYAIDGKILSSEELISYYEEIVAKYPICSIEDGLAENDWDGWKLLNKRLGNRIQLVGDDLFVTNPKLIRKGIAEQAANSVLIKLNQIGSVSETIDAINTAHKAGWTAVVSHRSGETGDTFIADLVVALNTGQIKTGSISRSERVEKYNQLLRIEEELGEAARFPGRSVIKQLAK